In Legionella lytica, one genomic interval encodes:
- a CDS encoding DUF1328 domain-containing protein: MLHWAVIFLLIAIVAGLFGFRGVASTATNIAKVLFFLFIVIFIIMLVMSLFGASPNVVP, from the coding sequence ATGTTACATTGGGCGGTCATATTCTTGCTGATTGCAATTGTTGCAGGTTTATTCGGTTTTAGAGGTGTTGCTTCAACTGCTACAAATATAGCTAAAGTCTTATTCTTTTTGTTTATTGTCATCTTTATTATTATGCTGGTTATGAGTTTATTTGGAGCTAGTCCAAACGTCGTACCTTAA